The Chlamydia trachomatis A/HAR-13 nucleotide sequence GCTAAAGCCGAAGAACTCCAAGCGCTACAACAAGACAACCTATTTCTACAATCACAAGGATCCTCCATCTCACATCCTCTGATCGCCGAAAGTCCTTCCATGAAACAGCTACTTGATAAAGCTCGCCGAGCGGCTAACAGTTCTGCGAATATATTCGTACACGGAGAATCCGGATGCGGAAAAGAAAATCTTTCATTTTTTATCCACAAGCACTCCCCTCGATCTACTAAGCCCTATATTAAAGTCAATTGTGCTGCTATCCCCGATACTTTGTTAGAATCTGAGTTTTTCGGGCACGAAAAAGGAGCTTTCACAGGAGCAACCACGAAGAAAGTAGGAAGATTTGAACTCGCCCACCAAGGCACTCTTTTACTAGATGAAATCACAGAAATTCCGATCCATTTGCAAGCCAAACTTTTGCGGGCAATACAAGAACAAGAATTCGAACATATTGGAGGAATAAAAACCCTCCCTGTAAACATTCGATTTCTAGCCACTTCCAATCGTGACCTTGAGGAAGCTATTGAAACCAAAGTTCTCCGTCAAGATCTCTACTATCGATTGAGTGTGATCTCTTTACACATCCCTCCCCTTCGCGATAGAAAAGAAGATATCCTCCCTTTAGCTCATTACTACTTAGAAAAATTTTGTAAGATGAATAATAAGCCTCCAAAAACATTGTCTTTAGAAGCGCAAAGAAATCTTTTGGATTATTCATGGCCTGGGAATGTTCGAGAACTCTCTAACGTACTCGAACGAACTGTTATTCTAGAAAACGATCCTGCGATCACTCCTTCTATGCTCGCTCTCTTATAATGATTCTTAACAGGAGTTTTTCTTGTATTTCAGAAGCTTTTCTGGTAACCTTGGATCCTTCCTTGTGCACCGATAGCTCAACTGGATAGAGTACCTGGCTTCGGACCAGGTGGTTGGAGGTTCGAACCCTCTTCGGTGCGCATTCTCTAAAACTTCTTTTCAATTTTTTTATTCTAGTATAAGCGACCCGTTATAGCTCGCTAATCACAGAAGTCTTCTTAATCTTATGAGCACCCCTCCTACAGATGCGCATTGTCTCTTCGATCCTATTCGCTGTAAACCCGTCCCTCCCTTTCCCGAGGAGCACGTTAGACAGGCTTTGCTCTCGTTTCTCATCCAAGAGCTCTCCTATCCCCAACAACAGATCATTGTGGAAAAAGGAATCAAATCTTGTATTCCAGCATCACTCCCGCCTCTCCCTAAAAAAATGCGAGGAAGAGCGGATGTACTTATCCTATCTCCCTCCTCTTACGTCTCTTCAGAAGGTGCTTCTATTTCTTTTCCCCATCCTCAGCCCCTACTATTAATAGAATGTAAAGCGAAAACAGTGACCTCTCTCTCTTTCAGTCAATTGATTAGCTATAACTATTTTATCGGGGCCCCCTGTCTATCTCTAATTAGCGCAAACTCTCAGCTCACAGGTTTTTTATCCCCAAAGACAAAAACATTCGCTTTTTACCAAGGGATTCCTTCATATTCTCAACTGATGAACTTCTATATCCATACATTTTCATGCAAATCACCCTTCCCGGAGTTGTTCTAACAAACTCTCCCGCTGAGAAACAATATGTTATCGTAAAAATTTTCTCGCCAGCAGGGCTTCTTTCTGCCTTCGCAAAAAATGGAGCATCCCTATCCTGCGATTTTCGAGAGTCTCTGTTCCCCATTTCTTTTAGCCTTTTCACGATTCAACAATCTCCTCCCAAAATGCGAAAAGTCATACAGGGGGAGCTCCAAAATCCTTTCACAACGATTAAAAGTTCGTATCCACTTTTGCAAAGCGCAGGGAAAATGATTCAAGCGATTCTCAAAACGCAATGGCATGAAAAGCCCTCTCCCCATCTCTTTTCTCTTTTTCTTAACTTCCTTCAACGAATTCCAGAAACGCAATACCCTAATTTTTTTTCCTCGATGTTCCTACTAAAACTCTTACAACATGAGGGAAGCCTAGATTTATCGCGCTCCTGCACCTTATGTAAAACTCCCTTAGAATCTTCAACTATTTACCGTTATGAAGGAGCTCTATTTTGTGAAAAACATGCTCATGAAGAAACGATCTCCTTCAGCCAAGAAGAAGACCATATTTTAAGAGTGATCGTACAAGCAAAAAAATTCCAAGAGCTCGTTTGTCTAGCAGAATTCCCTATCGACATCGATACAAAAATAGATGCCCTATTCTCCTCCTTCCTTTCAGAAACATCCGAGCCTTCTTCTCTATATTACAAAGGGAAAACGCTTCTCTAACGGAGAAAAATAACTCCTCCATTACGAGTCTCTACATGAAAAGTTAGCGTCACAGGGGATTCTCCTACCAAAGAATTCCGAAAAGTTTTCTTCCAAAAACCTCTTCCTCTCTTGATTAGTGATCCCTCTGCAACTACTTTACTATTCATATCAACCTGCGTATAGACAACTACACCAATGTCTTTAGGTAACATAATTGTAATTGGCTCTTGCTCATTACGAATATAAATAGACGCATTCTTTTTCCACTCCCCTCGAAAATCTAAATCCATTCTGCAGGAGGTACAAGAAAGATTTACAGAAGACAGTTCTGGACACTCTCCCTTTATTTTCGAACGCAGCAATCCAAAAGATCCCTTATAAACCACGCTCTCCAACTTAGGGAAGCTTCCCGTCACATTAAATTGTACACGTTTTTTTCTTTCTGCATGGATTTCCATAGTTTCCATATCTGGATACTGCCCAGAGAAAACAAACCGATCCATATAAAACTGCTCTTCTTCCGCGAGAAAATGCGCGCCGAAAGCGGGTAAACTGAACGTTCCGAAGATTGTCAACAAACAAACTAGTATATGCACAATAACGCCTCTCTTCTCCATCACGAAAGAAACAAAGCTCTACGCATGCACAACGAACTATGCAAGCAAAAACCTACCGTCAGCATACTAGAAAGATAAAAAGATTATCAAAATGAAAAGCAAAAAGAGGATCTGGATAACAAGGAAATCTTGCGAAAGAGGGGACTCGAACCCCTAAGGAAAGCTCCACTACCACCTCAAGATAGCGCGTATACCAATTCCGCCACTTCCGCAAAAAAGAAGACATGAAGAATCAGCTTACTCTGATTGGACTCTTTACTACAAGTAAAAAACCTCTCAGCTTACAAATTCCTATCTATTTTAAAGAAAAAATTGGAGGATTTATCAGAGAAAACTCTTATCCTCTCTATCTCAGTATCTGCCCATACTCAAACAAAGTCTCTGCAAAAGCCCATCCCCTTATTGTAAGAAACCACTGAATATGAGACACTCTTCCTTTCAACGATATAGATGTAATTTCTACCATGCGCTGTTCAGCTTATTGCACTGCTTCATCCTATCACTTGCACGTGCTCTTTCATCTTCTAAAAGTAAACTACCCCTCAGTTCTATCCCGAGAATACGTGCTGATTTCCTCAGAGGAACTAGATGAAAGCGACAAAGCTGCTGTTTTCTTCCCCTTTGGCGTTTGCGTGTTCTGGGGCTGGGAAGAAACTGAAGAATTACAAGTGATCCGTACTATCACCCCATCTGCAGTCAATCCTCTTCCCAACCCAGAAATCGATAGTTACGATTTCCATTACGGAGAGAAACTCCAAATCCGTCGCGATAGGCTGGTTCTGACTAACTCGAACCTAAATACAAAACTTGCTATTTCCTTTGGATTAGCTCAGTCTATCAAGCTTACAGTTTTCGAAGAAACGATTTACAAAACGGTTGAAAACTCGAAATCTCTTCCCCAAGAACTAGCTTCCAAAGGGAAAATTTCTCTATCCCGTAAAACGATTGCAAAAAAAATCGGGGAACTATTTCTAGATAAAGCTTCTGTGAACCTACACTCCGATATCCTTGATGAACCAGATTTCTTCTGGGAACATCCAGAAACTCAACCTTTTTACATCGATGTTTTAACCTGCCTAGACGTCAATGCTCGCGTAAACGTGCTGAATCATAGACTTGCTATCTTAGGGGACGTTCTTGAAATTCTTAATGACCAACTAAACCATCAACACTCCTCCGCTCTAGAATGGACCGTAATCTGGTTAATCGCTCTAGAAGTGTTGGTCACACTACTGAAAGACGTGTTTAACATCATATAAAGGTTATGCAAACTTCCCGGATCAGCTCTTTTTTCCGAGGGCTTGTTCACCTGTACCGTTGGGCGATTTCTCCTTTTCTCGGGGCTCCTTGTCGCTTTTTCCCTACATGCTCTGAGTACGCTCTTGTTGCACTAAAGAAACATCCGCTCAGAAAAAGCCTTTTTCTCATCGCCAAGCGCTTACTCAAATGCGGCCCTTGGTGCATAGGAGGTATCGATCTCGTCCCTAGAACTTCTGTTGAAGAATATCTCAGTTCCCCTACCCCTCTAGCAGAATCCCCAGACGACAGGACTGTGCCACACACCCAAGAAACTTCTTAGTATAGTGTGCCTCTCTAGGCAAAAGTTGAATAAAGGATTGTAAATCGCTATCAGAAAACTCATGCAACACCCAGTCCGCGTCATGTACTAACAAGAGAAGAGCTGCTAAAGGTTCCTGTCTATCCACATAAGCTTTCAGAAAACAGCGCCTCTGATGATCAGAAATCGCCGTTTGACGATTTTCTAAACAACACAGGGAAAAGAATAAGTCCTCCCCTCCTTGGATAATCATTCTTGCCAGAGAAGTGACCGAAGCAGCTTCGATTTCCGCACCAAAAAGGAGAGAACGCACATAGAGAAACTCAGGAAGATGACAAAACCGATACAGAACATCTTCATCCACCATCCCTGCTTCACAATCACGCACCATAATACGAAAAAAACCTCGTGAAGAGAATGGGAACCTCTCTGTAAGCAAATACTGACAAATCCGTGTAAACTCCTGATCATTAATATCCGGAAGTAACCAAGTACGTTCAGGACTTTTGAGTCTAATAAAAGTTAAAGGATGCGTCAGCATAGGAGCGATATCTACAAAATATTTTTGGATGCTCACCCCTAGAGCCCAAGATTTTAATGGATGGCCGAAAACCATTCTCTCTTCCTGCAACAAGGTTAATAAATCGGCAAACGAAGCATTTTCTAGTCTTTCCAAAATGTCTTCAGGAATCTTCCCTATTCGTGAACTTTTAGCGATGAGATTCCCTGGAAAAACCCGTAATTTATAAATATCTTTTCTAAATACGGTCGAATAAATCAAAAGCAGTAATAGGATATTCACAATAGAACTAAGAACGAGAGCTTGCTTCAGCCATTTAATCGTTTTTTTACTTTGCATAGCTCCTGATCCTCTTCCTTCTATCCCCATAAAAACTCCTACATCCCTCTCCCTCAAAATACTTGCTACTATACACGCCACTTCGTAAAATCTACCAAAAAAAAGCTGCATTTACTCATGCTCGTTCCTTTATCCCTATTACAAAAATTCTTCTCTTCTCCTCTCTCTATTGAGGAAATTTTACAAGCCTGTGATCGTATTGGAATCGAAGCGGAATGCTCAAATGTTTTTCCGGATTCCCTTAATACTGTTGTAACAGGGAAAATTTTAAGTGCCTCTCCTCATCCTGATGCAGAAAGACTTACTGTTGCCATCGTTTTTGACGGGAAGGGTGAGCGCCAAATCATCTGTGGAGCTCCCAACTGCCGAGCAGGCATCATTGTTCCTATAGCCTTACCAGGAGCTAAGTTACGTAATGCTTCGGGAGAAATCACTACAATCAAAAAAGCTAAAGTTCGTGGGCTCGAATCACAAGGAATGTGTTGTGGAGCAGACGAATTAGGGTTCCCTCATTTACAAAAAGCAGAGCGTGGTATTTTTGAGTTCCCTGCAGATACTCCTCTTGGAGAAAGTGCCTGCATGCTACTTGCTGGAGCTCCCCTAGAATGCTCGTTAACCCCTAATTTAGGCCATTGCGCATCCTTACTAGGCCTAGCAAGAGAAATTTCCTTTCTATCCCCTGTATCTCTTAATATCCCAGAAGAATTTTCTTTTGCCTCGCTTCCTCAAGAAACTTCTATTTGTGATATGCACGATGCTGGAGCTTGCCCCATATTCTATTCCGTCAAAATCTCGGGTCTATCTTGTCGACGATCCCCAGAATATCTGCAAGCAGCCTTAACAGCTCTTGGACAAAAACCTCTTAACGCCATCGTTGATATTACGAATTATGTGATGCTGTCATTAGGTCAGCCCCTACATGCTTACGATAGCCAAGCGGTGGAGCAAAAGTCTCTCCATGCAGCCACTCTACAGTCAGCTCAACCACTTACTCTTCTAAATCAAGAAACCTATACCCTCCCCGCAGGATCTTTAGTCGTTGCTGATCAGCATAATATCTTAGGATTAGCTGGGGTCATGGGAAGTGCTGCATCTTCTTGCTCAGAAAATACAACAGAAATCATTCTGGAAGCCGCTTACTTCCAGCCTCAGGCTGTAAGAAAATATCAACGCACGATACAGCTGCACACAGAAGCTGCCTATAGATTTACCCGAGGAGTGGATCCTCAAGGCGTATTACCAGTGTTACATGCTGCTATCCATATGATTCAATCTCTATTTCCGGATGCTCAAATCTCTCCTATTCAAAAAATTGGAGATGATAGCTTTTCTCCTTTGTCTTTAAGCGTTCGCCCTAAAACGATTAAAAGACTTCTGGATATTGAGTTCTCGACCGCAGAAATAGTTGCCAAACTCTCTTCTTTAGGATTTCAAACAGCAGTAGAAGAGCAGGCCGTTCGAGTCGAGGTCCCCTCTTACCGTCATGACATTCAGGAAGAGACCGACCTTGTTGAAGAGATCTGTCGCACCACACCATTCGTTCAAAAAACACAAAAAATACTCCCAACCTATACTCCGATCTATTCTTTGAAACGTGAACTCACAGCTTTCTTAGCAAATGGTGGGCTACAACAATTCTTTACCTACTCCTTGCTGGATACAGAAGTATCTTCCTTATCTTTGCAAGAAAGCTCTTTGATTCCTGTACAGAATTCTTCCTGGAAATTACGCGACTCCCTTCTTCCTGGGATGCTAAAAAGTGCGGCTACTAACCTCCATAGGCAAGCCCCCTATGTTTATGCTTTTGAAATTGGAAATGTGTACTCGAAGGAGCAGAACCGTTACCAAGAGGAAGAGCGTGTTGCTATTTTACTCTCTCGCCAAGTAATGGATGATTCCTGGCAAGGGAAAACACCTCTCTCTTTTTATACAATCAAAGGATGGGTGGAAAAACTATTATGCCAGTCAGGAGCTTCTATAGAAGACTTTTCTCTTCAACCCAGCCAGCATCCGAACTTTCACCCTTATCAGCAAGCTGCCTTGTATCAGAAAAAACATCTATTAGGCATCTTTGGGACGTTGCACCCACAACTATGTAGAAAAGCTCAGATCAAACACGATGTAGTCTTTGCTGAGCTTTCTTTAAATGTGCTTTTGTCTTTAAAAAAGAAATCCGGACCTCATTACGTACCCTATCCAATCTATCCGGCCTCTTCCAGAGACATTACAATTACAATAGATAGAGATCTTCCAGCAGATCTCGTACGCAGAGAACTTTTAAGTTTCGAATCTAAATGGCTTGAAAGTGTTCATATTGTCAGTGTATATCAAGGGAGAGACTCTGCATCTCAAAGTAAAAACGTTTCTCTTCGGATGGTCTTCCGTGATCACGAACGAACCTTATCCGGGCAGGAAATAGAAGAAGAATACGAACGTTTAACTGCATTACTTGATAAGAAATTAGCCAACATAGGACAAGGCAACTCATGAAGCGTTTATTTTTTATCTGCGCCCTCGCCCTTTCTCCTCTAGCATATGGAGCTGTTCAAAAGGATCCTATGTTAATGAAGGAGACTTTCCGTAATAACTACGGGATCATTGTCTCTAAGCAAGAATGGAACAAACGTGGATGCGATGGCTCCATCACTAGAGTATTCAAAGATGGAACTACAACCTTAGAAGTTTATGCGCAAGGTGCTTTACATGGGGAAGTCACACGAACGTTTCCTCACTCTACTACCCTGGCCGTTATAGAAACTTATGATCAGGGAAGGCTTCTTTCTAAGAAGACCTTCTTCCCAAATGCTTTGCCTGCTAAAGAAGAAGTTTACCACGAAGATGGGTCTTTCTCCCTAACACGTTGGCCTGACAATAACAACTCTGACACAATCACAGACCCCTGCTTTGTAGAAAAAACTTATGGGGGAAGAGTATTGGAAGGTCATTACACCTCTTTTAATGGAAAATACTCTTCAACAATCCTTAACGGCGAGGGAGTTCGCTCTACTTTTTCTTCGGATAGTATCTTGTTGACAGAAGAGTCGTTTAATGATGGCGTAATGGTCAAAAAAACGACATTTTACTCGACTCGAGAACCCGAAACCGTCACTCATTATGTCAATGGGTACCCTCACGGAGTTCGGTTTACCTATCTTCCTGGTGGGATTCCAAATACGATTGAAGAATGGCGATATGGACATCAAGACGGCCTTACAATCTTATTTAAAAATGGTTGTAAGATTGCTGAAGTCCCATTTGTACGCGGAGCAAAAAATGGAATCGAACTCCGATACAATGAACAAGAGAATATCGCTGAAGAGATTTCTTGGCAGCACAACATCTTGCATGGAGTCCGTAAAATCCATGCGGCGGGGGTATGCAAATCCGAATGGTATTACAAAGGCAAACCTGTCTCGCAAATCAAGTTTGAACGACTCAGCGCTGCCAGATAATTCAACCTTGGGAGCGTCATGGCTGAAAAGTTCTTTGTTGTTTCTCCAACGTCCAAGAACTGTTTGGCCCAGGCTTGCTCTCAAGGGCTTGCTATAAATAGAACTCCCCCTATTCAAATTATTGTGCATTTCCGGGGAGATTCTATTTTTCACTCAAGGCTCTCTCCCGCTCCCGTTTTTACCTGTTTATTCCTTGGACCAGGAGCACATAAGGCCATGGAAGGACTTGTCCGCTGGTGTGAAGCCTACGCCAATAAAATGCCGCCTAAACTATCTTTTCTTGATCTATCCTCTTTCAAAGAGAAGCGCCTGGCAATCCCACAAGAAATACGCCAAATCCCCTTCGGCACTCGTCATACCTGTGAAGAGATTGCAGAACGCACAAAAACCCATACGGAAGAGGTGCTCATCGCCTGCCAAGAAAACCCCTTATCACTACTGATTCCCTGCCATCGAGTACTTTCCATTCATGACTACCCGGGCGGGGAAAAGCTTTACAAAGCCCTTACCGCATTTGAAGAACTCTCTTAATCCTGCATCTTAGGATCTAACGCATCCCGAATCCCATCTCCAATCACAGCAATAGCCATTAACAACAATGTCAACATAATAGCGGGAGGCCATAGAATGGCGCTCTCTGATGGAAATGCTGTGACTCCTTCTCGCAAAAGATTTCCCCAAGATGCCGAACTCTCCTCTCCTAACCCTAAAAAAGTGAGCCCTGCTTCACAGCTAATCATAGCCATCATCGAGAACGGCAATAAAGAAATAACCGGAACAATCACGTTAGGAAGGATCTGATGCACCATAATATGGTAATGGCTGTAGCACAAGTTGGTAGCAGCTAGAACATACCCTAAATTCCTTTGCTTTAAGGTTTCTATACGCACATAGCGACTAATACTGACCCATCCAAAACATCCCAGCAATACCGAATCTAATATGAGAGATTTTTTTTGTGTAATAGCTACCACGAGCATAAGAATAAACAACATGGGCATAGTCTCCCAAATTTCTGTCACTCGTGATAATAACATGTCTACCTTGCCACCAAAGTAGCCAGATAACAATCCCACAATGATGCCTATAAATAAAGCTATAGAAACACCCAATCCACCAACAACGATCGCAATACGAATCCCAAAGATCAGAGAAGCGAGTAAATCCTTTCTATTAATGCGTGTAAGCTGCCACCAATGCACATACTTGTTCATCTCTCGAGATCCGCCGGCATCATCTTCCCAGTGAAAGCTGCTTAATAATGGATTCAAAACCATTTGTACCTGTTCAGACTCGGTTTCTATCCAATTACGCTTATCCATGATAAACGCAATCGAATTATTTAAAGCTTCACGCTCTTCTAAAAGACTACGTACAAAGGCCAACTGCTCTCTAAAAGGAGCCTCTTTTTCCTCAAGAGCCTCAAACGCTGCACGCAACTGTTCTTGGGGATGTTGCTCGTATATCGCCATATTCAGAGCATGTTCTGAACGTGCTCTAGCCATCAAATAAGGACGGTAATCTTCCAGCAAAGTTCCCCATCCTTCAAAACCTTCCGGATAGGAAGGTTTTAACTTGTTGATCTTATTTTTGAAAAAACGCAGGCTTGCTGTTTCGTTCTTCATTTCTAGAAAATGCAGAGTCGGCATCGGAGATTGCTTACACAACTCGTATGCCTCCCTTTGTTTTTCAAGATGATCGTGCTGCATCTTGCGATATTTGGCTTTTACAAGCATTCCCAGCTGCTCATATTTACTCATATAAGCACGCTCACTTTCCCAAGTGCGTGTTCTTTTAGCAATTGTTGGAAGAAACTCTGTCTTTGGAGTTGTTTTCAATTCCTGTTGCAGATGCTTAGCCCGTTTCTGCTTTAACAGCTCATCCCGACAAGGATCTTGAACTCTCCCACTCAAAGCAAAAGAGAATACCGCAATATGTATTCCAGTCACTACACCTAGAAACAGCTTTTTCCACACACCACTGAGATAACGAAAGCCTAAAATAAAAAACGGCAGTGTGAGCATTAAGACATTAAAAAATAAATCGATAGACTTAGTGTAAAAACCTGGGAAAAGCAAATAACGGAACAAGGGGAAATACCACTCCCCGTGCCAACGAACAAGAATCGGTTTACTAGAAGCAAATAAAGGAGCGTAAATACCAATAAGCATAAGTCCAATAAAGAACTTTAAAGCTATAGAGGGAAGTGCCCGTCTATTATAAGCACGAAAAAATCGTTGATAAGATGTTTGGGGTTCCTTCATCTCACACCTTCCTTTCTTCTAGCTGTACACGTGGATCAAGAAGAACGTAACAAATATCCCCGATTAAGTAACCGATCAGAGAAATCACCGATCCCATAATTACGGAAAACATCACCACATTGTGATCACGATTTAGAATCGCCTGATAGAAAAATTTCCCGAAACCATCGATATCAAATAGTGTTTCCACTACTAAAGCTCCTCCAAGTAGTGCGCTTAAAGACGAGGCTAAAGAAGTGATTAACGTAGCTGCAGAGTTTTTCCCCACATGCCGAACCAAAATGTCATACTGAGAAATACCACGAGCTCGAAGAGCTGAAATATGGTCTTCTCCTAAGACTTCTAAAAATACAGCACGACTTAAACGTGACTGTGCAGCAAAAGCTCCGTAACTGACAGCACAAAAAGGCAAGAAACTGTGTAACACAATATCCGTCAGCTTTTCAAAAGAAGTCATTTCTTTGAATATTTCTGGAGATGAACACAGTCCACTGTAAGGCATAGAAATGGACGTAAATGGAACTGTTTTATTTAGAACGAAATTATCAATAATCCAAGGGACAGCAACAAAGACAGGAATAGAAAATAAAATCAAAAATAGAAAATTGAGAAGATGATCTATCCAATGGTTTTTATTCACAGCCATGATCATACCGAACACTTGGCATAATATAAAAACCACAATCATAGGAAGCAGGGATAGAATAAGTGACGAACCTAAACGTTTGATCACTTCAGAAACGACCGTCTTATGACAGTCGTTGCGTAACGTTCCAAAATCCAATCTAACGATACGAGAAAGGTACTTAGCAAACCGCGTCTCTAAGAAAAAGATCCTCCAGAGATCTCTTCGCATTAATTGCCCTCTTCCGCCCTCTTGCTCAACCCATTCTTGTAACGCGGCAACTTTAACTTCGATATTATCTTCATTCAATAAACGCACGAGTTCTGCATTGCTTTTAGACACTTTTTGATTATATTCGCGCTGTTCCTCCAGCAAACGTGCTCCAACAATCCCCTGACGAATACCTCCTCGAATGAATAAATCTGCTGCAACATGTCGATAAATATCCTCTTTCGAAGAATCTTCAGCCTCTGCAAGCAGCGCCGGCATAATGAACTTGGCACAATCTCCCCAATACACCTTAATATTGGTTATGCTTCCTGTCTTACTCTTCTTGTGAATCGTCCCATCAATAATCTCTTGAATCCCAGCACGGAGTTCCGATCGAGAAATCTGTGGTCGAGTATTAAAAAAAATAGGGAGAGTTAATCCGTAATGCTCTCTAAATTGTAAATAACGGTCCGGCCCTTTATACGTACGAACCTTATCCGATCTCCCAGCCTCACCTTGGGCATCCACACTATGTTCCTCAAGCAGGTCTCCTGGAGCAGCATTGAGAATCACAAAATTCACAGAGATGATAGCAAAGAGCGTTAAGGGAATCAAAAGCAGACGTTTTAAGATATAGCGGAGCATCGACCCTCCTCTTTATCTACCCACAACATGGATAAATTCACTGTCTCATCTTGAGCTCCAGGAATCAAATCCTGATGTTCTGTTGGCACAAAAATATTTTTTACAAACTCCTTATAGACAAGGGAGTACTGTCTTGAATAGAGAAACGCGTAAGGAGATTCCTCATGAATCACCTCGTGAAAACGGTGATACAAGGCTTGGCGCTTATTAGAATCATACTCGTAACTGAGCTGTTCGATGATACGGTCTGCTTCCTCATTACAAAATCCAACAGCATTGGCAGATCCTTTCTCCAAAGCTCCTTCCGAATGCCATAGAGCACGAGGATCTTCTGGAGGGGTTCCTAAACACCATCCGGAAAGAATAGCATCGAAATTTTTCTCCTCGAGGGCTTGTGAATAATCCGCCATATCTAACCCGAGTAAGCAACACTCGATACCCACCTCTTTACATACCGTAGCTACATATTCGGCAATCGTTCGTGCTGTTACACTTTTCACATAGTAGCATAACCGGAAACGGAAAGGCACTACAACTCCATCGATTACTTTCTCACGAATACCATCTCCATCAGCATCGATCCAGCCCTCTTCCTCTAATTTACGTGCGGCCTCTTCCGGAGAGTATTGCCATCCCTCTACATCTCTGTTGTATGATGGAGAGCAGAGAGAAAAAGGCCCACTCACAGAGACTCCACGACCATCCAAGCACTGCTCAATAATGCGATCCCGATCGATCAACATATTCATGGCTTGTCGTACCGAACGATTGTTAAAGAAAAGAGAAAGACAATTCCATCCGATGTAAGAATAGGACCGGTCTGATGAATTTTTTTCTAAAATTGCCTCTCCTCTAGCAGCTTGTTCCTTATAAGCAGAGGTTTGCATGAAGCTCGCTAGATTATCGACATGGTTAGGAGGGAAATACGCAATATCCACCTTCCCAGCTTTGAAATCTTGGAAGAGAGAATCTGTACTATCTTTCATATAGATATAGCGCTTCTCCACAAGAGCCGCAAACGGATTATGATAATTAGGATTACGAACTAAAGTAATTTTCTCATCATCCATCCCTGCAAATCGGAATGCTCCACAGCTCACTATGTAATTATACGCCCAATGTGAAGAAAAGTTTTGCGCCCATACCGAATCTTTGCGATACGTATCAGGATCAGAATCTTCTGGAACGATCTTCTCTCCATTTGCGAAATACTGATACACGAAACAAGGTAACGGTTGGAGTGCCAATGTATTCGCGAAAGCAGAATAGAGCACTTTTTTCTCTTCCTCTCCCTGTTCATTACGTACAGTAT carries:
- a CDS encoding ABC transporter permease encodes the protein MKEPQTSYQRFFRAYNRRALPSIALKFFIGLMLIGIYAPLFASSKPILVRWHGEWYFPLFRYLLFPGFYTKSIDLFFNVLMLTLPFFILGFRYLSGVWKKLFLGVVTGIHIAVFSFALSGRVQDPCRDELLKQKRAKHLQQELKTTPKTEFLPTIAKRTRTWESERAYMSKYEQLGMLVKAKYRKMQHDHLEKQREAYELCKQSPMPTLHFLEMKNETASLRFFKNKINKLKPSYPEGFEGWGTLLEDYRPYLMARARSEHALNMAIYEQHPQEQLRAAFEALEEKEAPFREQLAFVRSLLEEREALNNSIAFIMDKRNWIETESEQVQMVLNPLLSSFHWEDDAGGSREMNKYVHWWQLTRINRKDLLASLIFGIRIAIVVGGLGVSIALFIGIIVGLLSGYFGGKVDMLLSRVTEIWETMPMLFILMLVVAITQKKSLILDSVLLGCFGWVSISRYVRIETLKQRNLGYVLAATNLCYSHYHIMVHQILPNVIVPVISLLPFSMMAMISCEAGLTFLGLGEESSASWGNLLREGVTAFPSESAILWPPAIMLTLLLMAIAVIGDGIRDALDPKMQD
- a CDS encoding ABC transporter permease, producing MLRYILKRLLLIPLTLFAIISVNFVILNAAPGDLLEEHSVDAQGEAGRSDKVRTYKGPDRYLQFREHYGLTLPIFFNTRPQISRSELRAGIQEIIDGTIHKKSKTGSITNIKVYWGDCAKFIMPALLAEAEDSSKEDIYRHVAADLFIRGGIRQGIVGARLLEEQREYNQKVSKSNAELVRLLNEDNIEVKVAALQEWVEQEGGRGQLMRRDLWRIFFLETRFAKYLSRIVRLDFGTLRNDCHKTVVSEVIKRLGSSLILSLLPMIVVFILCQVFGMIMAVNKNHWIDHLLNFLFLILFSIPVFVAVPWIIDNFVLNKTVPFTSISMPYSGLCSSPEIFKEMTSFEKLTDIVLHSFLPFCAVSYGAFAAQSRLSRAVFLEVLGEDHISALRARGISQYDILVRHVGKNSAATLITSLASSLSALLGGALVVETLFDIDGFGKFFYQAILNRDHNVVMFSVIMGSVISLIGYLIGDICYVLLDPRVQLEERKV
- a CDS encoding MGMT family protein translates to MAEKFFVVSPTSKNCLAQACSQGLAINRTPPIQIIVHFRGDSIFHSRLSPAPVFTCLFLGPGAHKAMEGLVRWCEAYANKMPPKLSFLDLSSFKEKRLAIPQEIRQIPFGTRHTCEEIAERTKTHTEEVLIACQENPLSLLIPCHRVLSIHDYPGGEKLYKALTAFEELS
- a CDS encoding toxin-antitoxin system YwqK family antitoxin, producing the protein MKRLFFICALALSPLAYGAVQKDPMLMKETFRNNYGIIVSKQEWNKRGCDGSITRVFKDGTTTLEVYAQGALHGEVTRTFPHSTTLAVIETYDQGRLLSKKTFFPNALPAKEEVYHEDGSFSLTRWPDNNNSDTITDPCFVEKTYGGRVLEGHYTSFNGKYSSTILNGEGVRSTFSSDSILLTEESFNDGVMVKKTTFYSTREPETVTHYVNGYPHGVRFTYLPGGIPNTIEEWRYGHQDGLTILFKNGCKIAEVPFVRGAKNGIELRYNEQENIAEEISWQHNILHGVRKIHAAGVCKSEWYYKGKPVSQIKFERLSAAR